One Penaeus vannamei isolate JL-2024 chromosome 27, ASM4276789v1, whole genome shotgun sequence genomic window carries:
- the LOC113808158 gene encoding bifunctional protein GlmU: MASPRQEGQSSSLKVHMLRLTPGQEVKTSLEEYVAREAKNGVFVMTCCGSLTSATLRLAANEEGVTNKVKTFKQHFEVLGMSGTVGRGGTHLHVSLSDHDGRSFGGHVVRDLVVFTTMEIALGEPTGLALGRSADAATGFDELTLTKV; the protein is encoded by the exons ATGGCATCGCCGCGCCAGGAAGGCCAGAGCTCTAGCTTGAAAGTCCACATGCTGCGGCTTACCCCTGGCCAGGAG GTGAAGACAAGCCTGGAGGAATACGTTGCCAGGGAAGCCAAGAATGGCGTCTTCGTCATGACCTGTTGTGGCTCCTTGACCTCGGCCACCCTCCGCCTTGCCGCCAATGAGGAGGGGGTCACGAACAAG GTGAAGACGTTCAAGCAGCACTTCGAGGTGCTGGGGATGTCGGGCACCGTCGGCCGCGGGGGCACGCACCTCCACGTGTCTCTGTCCGACCACGACGGCCGGTCGTTCGGCGGCCACGTGGTGAGGGACCTCGTCGTGTTCACCACCATGGAGATCGCGCTCGGGGAACCCACCGGCCTGGCGCTGGGCCGCTCCGCCGACGCTGCCACGGGCTTTGACGAGCTTACCTTAACCAAAGTGTAG